A portion of the Clostridium gelidum genome contains these proteins:
- the mfd gene encoding transcription-repair coupling factor, translating into MRLKGLLEPLESSIEFQNIIKGIESKKYPIGIYGASESGRGYIIDGIFENIDKSMIIVTQSDMEAKNLYEDLIFYTNEVYYFPVKETVFYSIDAISGDLRWERLKVINEILNKKKKIIVTSIDSFAAKYTPHKLFSEYSMKLKEGGEANLKEISKTLIQSGYERVEMVEGKGQFSLRGGILDVFPTCSTYPYRVELFGDEIESIRTFNTESQRSIEKVKKLDIFPAKEIIISEETIKIGSDKLREEFDRIESSANDNERVEKLRKILNKNLESLEETSSFETIDSYLPYFTKETESLFDYFKDYFFVLDNVQRCRGKLESTYLEFEENFTAFSQRGDIFPGQGDLLVNKEQVLESFEDQNIAFFEALTKGTDWLTPYSVVDIAQVTLNNYQGQLDLLIDDILSKKTAGYKTLILSGTRSRGERLVGTLRDRGIESNYRDDVDKIEYGEVVITFGNQLRGFEYPRYKTCVISDKEVFGEAKRKLKNSKSKKKGISKIKSFAELKLGDYVVHANHGIGVYKGIKQIDVGGHKRDYLDIVYDKGDKLYVPVDQLDLIQKYIGSEGKSPKVNKLGSVEWQKAKAKARNSINEIAQDLVKLYAMRSTVKGHKFPKDTQWQRQFEDEFPFEETPDQLTSIEEIKQDMESDKPMDRLLCGDVGYGKTEVALRASFKAVMDGKQVAILVPTTILAEQHYKNLKNRFSDFPIKVDMVSRFRTAKQQKEILQKAKEGNIDILIGTHRLVSKDIQFKDLGLLVVDEEQRFGVKQKEKIKSIKKNVDVLTLSATPIPRTLHMSLSGARDISVIETPPEERYPIQTYVVEQNDQLIRDAIIREIGRGGQVYFVYNRVEDIERMAKFVQTLVPESKVGIAHGQMAERQLEKEMFDFMSEEYNVLVCTTIIETGMDIQNVNTIIIYNSDKMGLSQLYQLRGRVGRSNRIAYAYLLYTKDKVLTEVAEKRLKALKDFTELGSGFKIAMRDLEIRGAGNMMGSSQHGHMASIGYDLYCRMLEDTVKILKGDIEKEPIETTLDIKVDAFIPESYIDDEIQKIEIYKKIAAIEGLDDYNDIREELEDRYSKIPEPVHNLMDIAYIKSRAKSIFIEEVKENPKEIIFKFAQNESEYKKVFKTLMEKHKKSVVLKFGAKPYFAFKLKDIKKESKLEFLKEVFNDIIL; encoded by the coding sequence ATGAGATTAAAAGGGTTATTAGAGCCCTTGGAAAGTAGCATAGAATTTCAAAATATCATAAAAGGTATTGAAAGTAAAAAATATCCTATTGGGATATATGGTGCATCTGAATCCGGTAGAGGATATATTATAGATGGAATTTTTGAGAATATTGATAAATCCATGATAATTGTGACTCAAAGTGATATGGAAGCAAAAAACCTTTACGAAGATTTGATATTTTATACCAATGAAGTATACTATTTTCCAGTGAAAGAAACTGTTTTCTACAGTATTGATGCTATTTCTGGCGATTTAAGGTGGGAAAGATTAAAGGTAATAAATGAAATATTAAATAAGAAAAAGAAGATAATAGTAACTTCAATAGACTCTTTTGCAGCTAAATATACTCCACATAAATTATTTTCAGAGTATAGCATGAAGTTAAAAGAAGGCGGTGAAGCTAATCTTAAAGAAATATCAAAAACATTAATTCAGTCTGGTTATGAAAGAGTAGAAATGGTAGAAGGAAAGGGTCAATTTTCATTAAGAGGTGGAATATTGGATGTCTTCCCAACGTGTTCAACTTATCCATATAGAGTTGAGCTTTTTGGTGATGAAATAGAATCCATTAGAACTTTTAATACAGAGTCTCAACGAAGTATTGAAAAAGTGAAGAAATTAGATATTTTCCCTGCAAAAGAAATAATAATATCTGAAGAGACCATAAAAATTGGTAGTGATAAACTTAGGGAAGAGTTTGATAGAATTGAATCAAGTGCTAATGACAATGAGAGAGTAGAAAAGCTAAGAAAGATATTAAACAAAAATCTAGAATCATTAGAAGAAACATCATCTTTTGAAACTATAGATAGTTATTTGCCATATTTCACTAAAGAAACCGAAAGTCTTTTTGACTATTTTAAAGATTACTTTTTTGTATTAGATAATGTTCAAAGATGTAGAGGAAAATTAGAATCTACATATTTAGAATTTGAAGAAAATTTTACTGCTTTTTCTCAAAGAGGTGATATATTTCCGGGACAAGGAGATTTATTAGTTAATAAAGAACAAGTATTAGAATCGTTTGAAGATCAAAATATTGCTTTTTTTGAAGCACTAACTAAGGGTACTGATTGGCTTACACCATATTCAGTAGTGGATATAGCTCAAGTGACATTAAATAATTATCAAGGGCAATTGGATTTACTAATTGATGATATATTAAGCAAAAAAACTGCAGGATATAAGACATTAATATTATCAGGAACAAGATCTAGAGGAGAACGGTTAGTAGGCACTTTAAGGGATAGAGGAATAGAAAGTAATTATAGAGATGATGTTGATAAAATTGAATATGGGGAAGTTGTAATAACTTTCGGTAACCAATTAAGAGGTTTTGAATATCCAAGGTACAAAACTTGCGTAATATCAGACAAGGAAGTGTTTGGTGAAGCAAAGAGGAAACTCAAAAATAGTAAATCAAAGAAAAAAGGAATTTCTAAGATAAAGAGCTTTGCAGAACTAAAATTAGGAGATTATGTAGTTCATGCTAATCACGGAATTGGTGTTTACAAAGGAATTAAGCAAATCGATGTTGGAGGACATAAAAGAGATTATTTAGATATTGTATATGATAAAGGTGATAAGTTATATGTTCCAGTGGATCAACTTGATTTAATCCAAAAATACATTGGAAGTGAAGGCAAATCTCCAAAGGTTAATAAGCTTGGAAGTGTTGAATGGCAAAAAGCAAAGGCAAAAGCAAGAAATTCAATTAATGAAATAGCTCAAGATTTAGTTAAACTTTATGCTATGAGAAGCACTGTAAAGGGACATAAGTTTCCTAAGGATACACAATGGCAAAGGCAATTTGAAGATGAATTCCCATTCGAAGAAACTCCAGATCAATTGACGTCAATAGAAGAAATAAAACAAGATATGGAATCGGATAAGCCTATGGACAGACTTTTATGTGGGGACGTTGGATATGGGAAGACTGAAGTTGCATTAAGAGCTTCATTTAAGGCTGTCATGGATGGAAAACAAGTGGCAATATTAGTTCCAACTACTATTTTAGCAGAACAACATTATAAAAATTTAAAAAATAGATTTTCTGATTTTCCTATAAAAGTAGATATGGTTAGTAGGTTTAGAACCGCAAAACAACAAAAAGAAATTTTACAAAAGGCAAAAGAGGGTAATATAGATATTTTAATAGGTACTCATCGATTAGTATCTAAAGATATACAATTTAAAGATTTAGGATTACTAGTAGTAGATGAAGAACAAAGATTTGGAGTAAAACAAAAAGAAAAAATTAAAAGTATCAAAAAAAATGTTGATGTTTTAACATTAAGTGCAACACCGATTCCTAGAACTCTTCATATGTCATTAAGTGGAGCTCGCGATATTTCTGTTATAGAAACTCCACCGGAAGAAAGATACCCTATTCAAACCTATGTTGTAGAACAAAATGATCAACTTATAAGAGATGCTATTATCAGAGAGATAGGTAGAGGTGGTCAAGTTTATTTTGTATATAATAGAGTTGAAGACATTGAAAGAATGGCTAAGTTTGTGCAGACATTAGTCCCGGAAAGTAAGGTTGGAATTGCCCATGGTCAAATGGCAGAAAGGCAACTTGAAAAAGAAATGTTTGATTTTATGTCAGAGGAATACAACGTATTAGTTTGTACAACAATAATAGAGACTGGTATGGACATTCAAAATGTAAATACAATAATTATTTACAATTCAGACAAGATGGGACTTTCTCAACTTTATCAGTTAAGAGGTAGAGTAGGCAGATCTAATAGAATTGCATATGCCTATCTTTTATACACTAAAGATAAGGTTTTAACAGAGGTTGCAGAAAAAAGACTTAAAGCACTGAAGGATTTTACTGAACTAGGTTCTGGATTCAAGATAGCCATGAGGGATTTAGAAATCAGAGGAGCAGGCAATATGATGGGGTCGTCTCAACATGGTCATATGGCATCAATAGGATATGATTTATATTGTAGAATGCTTGAAGATACAGTTAAGATACTTAAGGGAGATATTGAAAAGGAACCTATAGAAACCACATTAGATATAAAAGTTGATGCATTTATACCAGAAAGCTATATAGATGATGAAATTCAAAAGATTGAGATTTATAAAAAGATAGCTGCAATTGAAGGATTAGATGATTACAATGACATAAGGGAAGAATTAGAAGATAGATACTCTAAGATACCAGAACCAGTTCATAATTTAATGGATATTGCATATATAAAGAGTCGAGCTAAATCAATATTTATAGAAGAAGTAAAAGAAAATCCTAAGGAAATAATATTCAAATTTGCACAAAATGAAAGTGAATATAAAAAAGTATTCAAAACATTAATGGAGAAGCATAAGAAGAGTGTGGTATTAAAATTTGGTGCCAAGCCTTATTTTGCATTCAAATTAAAAGATATAAAGAAAGAAAGTAAATTAGAATTTTTAAAAGAAGTTTTTAATGACATAATACTGTAA
- a CDS encoding peptidylprolyl isomerase, with the protein MKKIKKIMATVAILTIAVSAMGCKMIEKTPEAIQKTVLATVGNEKITKGDFDKEMSKADPQLKQQLGADYATNDKAKDQLAKIKKQQLDKMVTEKILLQKATELNVKPSDDELNSKADEAISQLKAQYTEEGQLESALKQYGFTTEDEAKDYIKNQSILQAVQQDIIKDVTVTDDEVQTYYDENKDAKYSVGAGANVAHILISEKASDGTTVDYDASLQKANSLKAQIDGGADFATLAKANSIDGSKDKGGSLGFVAYNSTQLVPEFVAGFKDLKEGEVSQPVKSQFGYHIIKATGLKGAEVTPLDKVKDEIKATMLQQKQGSTFNDKIAEWKTDLKVKTNEDKL; encoded by the coding sequence TTGAAAAAAATAAAAAAAATAATGGCAACAGTAGCTATATTGACAATTGCAGTATCAGCTATGGGATGCAAGATGATCGAAAAGACACCGGAGGCAATACAAAAAACAGTACTTGCAACAGTTGGAAATGAAAAAATAACAAAAGGCGATTTTGATAAAGAAATGAGTAAAGCTGATCCACAGTTAAAACAACAGCTAGGAGCTGATTATGCAACTAATGATAAAGCTAAAGATCAACTAGCAAAAATAAAAAAACAACAATTAGATAAAATGGTAACTGAAAAGATACTTTTACAAAAAGCTACTGAATTAAATGTAAAGCCATCAGATGACGAATTAAATAGTAAAGCTGATGAAGCTATAAGTCAACTTAAAGCCCAATATACTGAAGAAGGACAATTGGAAAGTGCTTTAAAACAATATGGATTTACAACGGAGGATGAAGCTAAGGATTATATAAAGAATCAAAGCATACTCCAGGCTGTTCAACAAGACATTATAAAAGATGTCACTGTTACAGACGATGAAGTTCAAACATATTATGATGAAAATAAAGATGCTAAATATTCAGTAGGTGCTGGAGCAAATGTGGCGCATATATTAATTTCTGAAAAAGCTAGTGATGGAACAACAGTAGATTATGATGCATCATTGCAAAAGGCTAATTCATTGAAAGCACAAATAGATGGTGGAGCTGATTTTGCAACATTAGCTAAGGCAAACTCAATAGATGGAAGCAAGGATAAAGGTGGTAGCTTAGGATTTGTAGCCTATAATTCAACACAATTAGTTCCTGAATTTGTGGCAGGATTTAAGGATTTAAAAGAGGGAGAAGTTTCACAACCAGTAAAGAGTCAATTTGGATATCATATAATTAAAGCTACTGGATTAAAAGGTGCAGAAGTAACTCCATTAGATAAAGTTAAAGATGAAATTAAAGCGACAATGTTACAACAAAAACAAGGAAGCACTTTTAATGATAAAATAGCAGAATGGAAAACAGATTTAAAAGTTAAAACTAATGAGGATAAATTATAA
- the spoVT gene encoding stage V sporulation protein T: protein MKATGIVRRIDDLGRVVIPKEIRRTLRIREGDPLEIFTDRDGGVILKKYSPIEELTNFSKEYCDSLQQVIGHVVLICDKDAFVSVSGATKKEYVERKVSSELEKIMDSRKTVLLNKSSNSVIPLHNDDDETTYNSQVISPIMAEGDQIGAVIIVSKEDVELGEVETKLVETAAAFLGKQMEQ, encoded by the coding sequence ATGAAAGCAACAGGAATTGTTAGAAGAATTGATGATCTAGGAAGAGTGGTAATACCAAAAGAAATAAGGAGAACTTTACGAATAAGAGAAGGAGATCCATTAGAGATTTTTACAGATAGAGATGGAGGCGTGATTCTAAAGAAATATTCACCAATTGAAGAACTTACTAATTTTTCAAAAGAATATTGCGATAGCTTACAACAAGTTATAGGTCACGTTGTCTTAATCTGTGACAAAGATGCATTTGTTTCAGTGAGTGGAGCAACTAAAAAAGAATACGTAGAAAGAAAAGTAAGTAGTGAGTTAGAAAAGATAATGGATTCAAGAAAAACTGTGTTATTAAATAAATCTAGTAATTCAGTAATACCATTACATAATGATGATGATGAAACAACTTATAACAGTCAAGTCATATCACCAATTATGGCAGAAGGTGATCAAATTGGTGCAGTAATTATTGTATCAAAAGAAGATGTGGAGCTTGGAGAAGTTGAAACAAAACTAGTTGAAACAGCAGCAGCATTTTTAGGAAAACAAATGGAGCAATAA
- a CDS encoding putative polysaccharide biosynthesis protein: protein MNKQSLIKASIILGAAGILTRFLGLFFRWPLIMLIGDEGIGYYQMSYPLYMFFIAMASGVPVAISKMISEKNATNDMYGSFEVMKESAILMTIIGTGTTLVLFFFAKPIIMFLKWDSKAYYSLIGISFAPIVISFLTIFRGFFQGLQNMTPSAISQIIEQIGRVIFGVGLAIFLLPRGIEYSAGGAAFGATAGAAIGGLYLYSKYKKIRKLYKVKKIKSNPEILNTILRIAIPISLGTTVSSIMNLIDSILVPQKLLEAGFTNTQATVLYAQLTGKASVIINIPLTLSMAICTSLIPIIAEIFVLKRQKELKDKIDAAMKMTTVIAIPCAFGLFFLAEPVMKFIFPGRFAGIEILKYLSLAIPFIIITQTTTAILQGTGNYIKPVLNLLIGCIIKVVLTWILVPMEQFNIYGAVIASFSAYAAVSILNIITMKFTLRVKLNLYEILIKPVYASTIMMLFVLIGYNIIYKKTTSNGMSCLLSILLGMIIYMLLIIVFKVFDVEEIKSRIKKR, encoded by the coding sequence ATGAATAAGCAATCACTAATAAAAGCAAGTATAATTCTTGGAGCAGCAGGAATATTAACTAGATTTTTAGGTCTGTTTTTTAGATGGCCACTAATAATGTTAATAGGCGATGAAGGAATAGGGTATTATCAAATGTCATATCCGCTATATATGTTCTTTATAGCTATGGCTTCAGGAGTACCTGTAGCAATCTCTAAGATGATATCAGAAAAAAATGCAACAAATGATATGTATGGAAGTTTTGAAGTAATGAAGGAATCAGCTATTTTAATGACTATTATAGGGACAGGTACTACATTGGTATTATTCTTTTTTGCAAAACCAATAATAATGTTCTTAAAATGGGATAGCAAAGCCTATTATTCATTAATAGGAATATCCTTTGCACCAATTGTAATATCTTTCTTAACTATATTTAGAGGTTTTTTTCAAGGTTTGCAGAATATGACCCCATCAGCCATATCACAGATAATAGAACAAATTGGGCGAGTTATATTTGGAGTAGGACTTGCTATATTCCTATTGCCGAGGGGCATTGAATATTCTGCAGGTGGAGCAGCCTTTGGTGCTACTGCAGGAGCTGCTATTGGAGGTTTGTATCTATATTCTAAATACAAAAAGATAAGGAAACTCTATAAGGTAAAAAAGATAAAAAGTAATCCTGAAATATTAAATACTATATTAAGAATTGCAATACCAATATCATTAGGTACAACCGTTAGTAGCATTATGAATTTAATAGATTCAATATTAGTTCCACAAAAACTATTGGAAGCTGGATTTACAAACACGCAAGCTACTGTACTATATGCACAATTAACGGGTAAAGCATCTGTTATTATAAACATTCCATTAACTCTTTCCATGGCAATTTGCACATCTTTAATTCCCATTATAGCTGAAATATTTGTACTTAAAAGACAAAAAGAACTTAAAGACAAAATAGATGCTGCTATGAAAATGACAACGGTAATTGCAATTCCTTGTGCTTTTGGACTCTTCTTTTTAGCTGAACCAGTAATGAAATTCATATTTCCAGGTAGATTTGCGGGTATAGAAATATTAAAATATTTATCTTTAGCCATACCTTTTATAATAATTACTCAAACGACAACAGCAATATTACAAGGAACGGGAAATTATATAAAACCTGTTCTTAATTTATTAATTGGATGTATAATTAAGGTTGTATTAACATGGATACTGGTTCCAATGGAGCAATTTAATATATATGGCGCTGTTATAGCAAGTTTTAGTGCTTATGCTGCAGTAAGTATTTTAAATATAATAACCATGAAATTTACATTAAGAGTAAAACTTAATTTATATGAAATATTAATAAAACCAGTATATGCATCAACTATTATGATGTTATTTGTATTAATCGGTTATAATATTATATATAAAAAGACAACAAGTAATGGTATGTCTTGTTTATTATCTATACTTTTAGGTATGATAATATATATGCTATTAATAATTGTATTTAAAGTGTTTGATGTTGAAGAGATAAAGAGCAGAATTAAAAAGAGGTAA
- a CDS encoding bifunctional methyltransferase/pyrophosphohydrolase YabN has protein sequence MIKIVGLGPGAKEALTIGTICELESNKNVFLRTEKHPTVDYLKEKKIIFDTYDNVYESIGSFDEVYLNIANDLIKKHERLGDLVYAVPGHPLVAERSVFNLIELCKENNIEYKIIPAVSFIDAMIESLRIDPIGGLKVIDSFDIGNQILDKRIGTIVTQVYNQLIASEVKIKLLEQYNDETQIYYVRAAGIKNQESIRIIPLFELDMQEDIDYLTSIYIPKDLKNKKDFNDLLEIIEVLRSEDGCPWDREQTHKSIEKALIEESYEVIDAIDQEDDNSLIEELGDVLLQVVFHASIGKEDGYFDISDIIEGICNKMISRHPHVFKSCNELNSSDEVLVKWDELKKKEKGYSSLTEEMKGITKGLPALLRAHKVQEKARKVGFDFDDVSFAINKVKEELKEVMDVYNTENMEKIKEEIGDLLFSCVNVARFLKVDEEIALNWTIDKFIKRFDYIERVAKEKSIELTNMNIDEMDKLWEISKKLE, from the coding sequence ATGATTAAAATAGTGGGATTAGGACCAGGGGCTAAGGAAGCATTGACTATAGGAACAATCTGTGAACTTGAAAGCAATAAAAATGTATTTTTAAGGACAGAAAAGCATCCAACAGTAGATTACTTAAAAGAAAAGAAAATTATATTTGATACTTATGATAATGTTTATGAAAGTATAGGCAGTTTTGATGAGGTATATTTAAACATAGCTAATGACTTGATTAAAAAGCATGAGAGGCTAGGAGATTTAGTTTATGCAGTGCCTGGTCATCCGTTAGTCGCAGAGAGATCAGTATTTAATTTAATAGAGTTATGCAAAGAAAATAATATAGAATATAAGATAATACCAGCAGTAAGCTTTATTGATGCCATGATTGAGAGTCTTAGAATAGATCCAATAGGAGGATTGAAGGTTATAGACTCCTTTGATATAGGTAATCAGATTTTAGACAAGAGAATAGGAACTATAGTTACTCAGGTGTATAATCAATTAATAGCATCAGAAGTCAAAATAAAGCTACTAGAGCAATATAATGATGAAACACAAATTTATTATGTCAGAGCTGCAGGAATAAAAAATCAAGAAAGCATAAGAATAATACCCTTATTTGAATTAGATATGCAAGAGGATATAGATTATTTAACATCTATATACATTCCAAAGGACTTGAAAAATAAAAAGGACTTCAATGACCTTTTAGAGATAATAGAAGTATTAAGAAGTGAAGATGGTTGTCCGTGGGATAGGGAACAAACTCACAAGTCTATTGAAAAAGCTTTAATAGAAGAAAGTTATGAAGTTATAGATGCAATTGATCAAGAGGATGACAATTCTTTGATTGAGGAATTGGGAGATGTGCTCCTTCAAGTTGTTTTTCATGCATCTATTGGAAAAGAAGATGGATACTTTGATATAAGTGATATAATTGAAGGAATATGCAATAAAATGATAAGCAGACATCCACATGTCTTTAAAAGTTGTAATGAATTAAATTCTTCAGACGAAGTACTTGTAAAATGGGATGAATTAAAGAAAAAAGAAAAGGGTTATAGTAGTCTTACAGAAGAAATGAAGGGTATAACAAAAGGATTACCAGCACTTTTAAGGGCACATAAAGTTCAAGAGAAGGCAAGAAAGGTTGGATTTGATTTTGACGATGTAAGTTTTGCTATAAATAAGGTAAAAGAAGAACTTAAAGAAGTAATGGATGTATATAATACAGAAAATATGGAGAAAATAAAAGAAGAAATTGGAGATTTATTATTTTCATGTGTTAATGTTGCAAGATTTTTAAAAGTAGATGAAGAAATAGCATTAAATTGGACTATAGATAAGTTTATAAAAAGATTTGATTATATTGAGAGAGTTGCAAAAGAAAAAAGCATTGAATTAACTAATATGAATATAGATGAAATGGATAAGCTTTGGGAAATTTCAAAAAAATTAGAATAA
- a CDS encoding HU family DNA-binding protein gives MNKAELITSMAEKSKLTKKDAELALKALIESVEESLEKGEKVQLVGFGTFETRARAAREGRNPRTKEVINIPATTVPVFKAGKEFKDKVNK, from the coding sequence GTGAATAAAGCAGAATTAATAACTAGTATGGCAGAAAAGAGTAAATTAACAAAAAAGGATGCAGAATTAGCATTAAAAGCTTTGATTGAAAGTGTTGAGGAATCATTAGAAAAAGGTGAAAAAGTTCAATTAGTTGGATTTGGAACTTTCGAAACAAGAGCAAGAGCAGCTAGAGAAGGAAGAAACCCTAGAACTAAGGAAGTTATAAACATTCCTGCAACAACAGTTCCAGTATTTAAAGCTGGTAAAGAATTCAAAGATAAAGTAAACAAGTAA
- a CDS encoding RNA-binding S4 domain-containing protein, with amino-acid sequence MRLDKYLKVSRIIKRRTVAKEICESGRILINGKLAKPSTKIKEGDVIQITFANRILKAEIINIAEHVRKEDAKEMYVIIEGEEDVE; translated from the coding sequence ATGAGATTAGATAAATATTTAAAAGTATCTCGTATTATAAAGAGAAGAACTGTAGCTAAAGAGATATGTGAGAGTGGACGTATATTAATAAATGGTAAATTAGCAAAACCTTCTACAAAGATAAAAGAAGGAGACGTAATCCAAATAACATTTGCTAATAGAATATTAAAAGCAGAGATAATTAATATAGCAGAACATGTAAGAAAAGAAGATGCAAAAGAAATGTATGTAATTATTGAAGGAGAAGAAGATGTGGAGTAG
- the yabP gene encoding sporulation protein YabP, with product MEKKVENKIEDNKSNLALEDRKKLTLSGVIEVISFDDQKIDLTTKLGNLTIKGEELKMNKLDVQNGDVIIAGSIASIVYNGKVSKKSNESIISKIFK from the coding sequence ATGGAGAAAAAAGTAGAAAATAAAATAGAAGATAATAAGTCTAATTTAGCTTTAGAAGATAGAAAAAAGTTAACTTTAAGTGGTGTTATTGAAGTTATAAGTTTTGATGATCAGAAAATAGATTTAACAACTAAGTTAGGAAATTTAACTATTAAGGGAGAAGAGTTAAAAATGAATAAATTAGATGTACAAAATGGCGATGTTATAATTGCTGGAAGTATTGCATCTATAGTGTATAATGGAAAGGTATCAAAAAAGAGCAATGAAAGTATAATAAGTAAAATATTCAAGTAG
- the yabQ gene encoding spore cortex biosynthesis protein YabQ has translation MPLELNMQINLVIYSLVGGFIAGILFDIYRGIRGINSIKILIIIEDILFCILIALIVFTFLLYTNYAFLTPYVYAFIIIAILLYFRFISKYFYVSELVVFKIFCKSIRVLLKNVWYPLKIIAYKITDRRK, from the coding sequence ATGCCGTTAGAATTAAATATGCAAATTAATCTTGTTATATACAGCCTAGTTGGTGGTTTTATAGCAGGAATTTTATTTGATATATATAGAGGAATAAGAGGTATTAACTCTATAAAAATATTGATAATAATAGAAGACATATTATTTTGTATACTTATTGCCCTAATTGTATTTACTTTTTTGTTATACACTAATTATGCATTCTTAACTCCCTACGTATATGCTTTTATAATTATTGCCATTTTATTATATTTTAGATTTATTAGTAAATATTTTTATGTCAGTGAATTGGTAGTATTTAAAATATTTTGCAAGTCAATCCGAGTATTGTTGAAAAATGTATGGTATCCATTAAAAATAATTGCCTATAAAATCACCGATAGAAGGAAATAA
- a CDS encoding FtsB family cell division protein — protein MEKKLILKKVIIAVCIIFFAFSYIRQSITMNRIKKEIDNKQLQLDEVKQKNERLQDEVEKINSDSSDYLEKLARERLGMIKPGEKVVNGEAIDQNSN, from the coding sequence ATGGAAAAAAAGTTAATATTAAAAAAAGTGATAATTGCGGTATGTATTATTTTCTTTGCTTTTAGCTATATTAGGCAAAGTATAACTATGAATAGAATTAAAAAAGAAATTGATAATAAGCAATTGCAGCTAGATGAAGTTAAGCAAAAAAATGAGAGACTTCAAGATGAAGTTGAGAAAATCAATTCAGACTCATCAGATTATCTTGAGAAATTAGCAAGGGAAAGGCTTGGAATGATTAAGCCTGGAGAAAAAGTTGTTAATGGTGAGGCAATAGACCAAAATTCTAATTAA
- a CDS encoding S1 domain-containing RNA-binding protein, with protein sequence MTLMAGNIVDGTVINITNFGAFIEVEGKTGLVHISEVADSYVKDIREHLKEQDKVKVKVISIDDNGKISLSIKQANVQKKSVKPAEIDWKPTEKRKPSSNTGNFEDIMSKFLKDSEERMQDAKKHTEFKGKGGKKGQ encoded by the coding sequence ATGACCTTAATGGCAGGAAACATAGTAGACGGAACAGTGATAAACATCACAAATTTTGGAGCTTTTATTGAAGTTGAGGGCAAAACTGGATTAGTTCATATTTCAGAAGTTGCAGATTCTTATGTAAAAGATATTAGAGAACATCTTAAAGAACAAGATAAAGTGAAAGTAAAAGTCATCTCAATTGATGATAATGGGAAAATTAGTCTTTCAATAAAACAAGCAAATGTTCAAAAAAAATCAGTTAAACCAGCAGAGATTGACTGGAAGCCTACTGAAAAGAGAAAGCCTAGTAGCAATACAGGGAATTTCGAAGATATTATGTCTAAGTTCTTAAAAGATAGTGAAGAAAGAATGCAAGACGCAAAGAAACACACAGAGTTTAAAGGCAAAGGTGGAAAAAAAGGGCAATAG